A region from the Neomonachus schauinslandi chromosome 2, ASM220157v2, whole genome shotgun sequence genome encodes:
- the GUCY1A1 gene encoding guanylate cyclase soluble subunit alpha-1 isoform X1 yields the protein MFCTKLKDLKITGECPLSLLAPGQVPKEPGEEIAGSSESGKATLPICQDVPEKNVQRSLPQRKTSRSRVYLHTLAESICKLIFPELERLNLALQRTLAKHKLKESRISLEREDLEKIITDHAIAAGVPVEIVKESLGEELFKICYEEDEHILGVVGGTLKDFLNSFSTLLKQSGHYQGAEKRGGFEDASILCLDKDQDFLNVYYFFPKKITSLILPGIIKAAARVLYETEVQVSLLPPCFRNDCSEFINQPYLLYSLHVKSTKPSLSPGKPQSSLVIPASLFCKTFPFHFMFDKDLTILQFGHGIRRLMNRRDFQGKPNFEEYFEILTPRINQTFSGIMAMLNMQFVIRVRRWDNSVKKSSRVMDLKGQMIYIVESSAILFLGSPCVDRLEDFTGRGLYLSDIPIHNALRDVVLIGEQARAQDGLKKRLGKLKATLEQAHQALEEEKKKTVDLLCSIFPCEVAQQLWQGQVVQAKRFSDVTMLFSDIVGFTAICSQCSPLQVITMLNALYTRFDQQCGELDVYKVETIGDAYCVAGGLHKESDTHAVQIALMALKMMELSDEVMSPHGEPIKMRIGLHSGSVFAGVVGVKMPRYCLFGNNVTLANKFESCSVPRKINVSPTTYRLLKDCPGFVFTPRSREELPPNFPSEIPGICHFLEAYQPVTNSKPWFQKKDVEDGNANFLGKASGID from the exons ATGTTCTGCACAAAGCTGAAGGATCTCAAGATCACAGGGGAATGCCCTTTGTCCTTACTGGCACCTGGGCAGGTTCCCAAGGAGCCAGGGGAAGAGATAGCAGGAAGCTCAGAGAGTGGCAAAGCAACTCTGCCCATCTGTCAGGATGTCCCTGAAAAGAATGTACAAAGAAGTCTTCCTCAAAGAAAGACCAGTAGGAGCCGAGTCTATCTTCATACGTTAGCGGAGAGTATTTGTAAACTGATTTTTCCCGAG TTGGAGCGGCTGAACCTTGCACTTCAGAGGACACTGGCGAAACACAAACTAAAAGAAAgcag GATATCTTTGGAAAGAGAAgacttggaaaaaataattacagaccACGCAATTGCAGCAG GAGTTCCAGTGGAAATCGTCAAAGAATCTCTCGGGGAAGagcttttcaaaatatgttaCGAGGAAGACGAACACATCCTGGGTGTGGTTGGAGGAACcctcaaagattttttaaatagcttcagCACCCTTCTGAAACAGAGCGGCCACTACCAAGGAGCAGAAAAGAGAGGCGGGTTTGAGGACGCTTCCATTCTGTGCCTGGATAAAGATCAGGATTTCTTAAATGTATactattttttccctaagaaaatcACGTCCCTGATTCTTCCTGGCATCATTAAGGCTGCTGCGCGCGTGTTGTACGAAACCGAAGTCCAAGtgtctctcctgcctccctgcttccGAAATGATTGCAGCGAGTTCATCAATCAGCCCTATCTGTTGTATTCCCTTCACGTCAAAAGCACCAAACCATCCCTGTCCCCGGGCAAACCCCAGTCCTCGCTGGTGATCCCCGCTTCCCTCTTCTGTAAgacctttcctttccatttcatGTTTGACAAGGACTTGACGATTCTGCAGTTTGGCCATGGCATTCGAAGGCTGATGAACAGGAGAGACTTTCAAGGAAAGCCGAATTTTGAAGAGTACTTTGAGATTCTGACTCCCAGAATCAACCAAACGTTTAGTGGAATCATGGCTATGTTGAACATGCAGTTTGTCATCCGAGTGAGGAGGTGGGACAACTCTGTGAAGAAATCTTCAAGG GTTATGGACCTCAAAGGCCAAATGATCTACATTGTTGAATCCAGTGCAATCTTGTTCTTGGGGTCACCCTGTGTGGACAGATTAGAAGATTTTACGGGACGAGGGCTCTACCTCTCAGACATCCCAATTCACAATGCGCTGAGGGATGTAGTCTTGATAGGAGAGCAAGCCAGAGCGCAAGATGGCCTGAAGAAGAGGCTGGGCAAGCTGAAGGCCACCCTTGAGCAAGCCCACCAAgccctggaggaggagaagaagaagacgGTGGATCTCCTGTGCTCCATATTTCCCTGCGAGGTTGCGCAGCAGCTGTGGCAAGGGCAAGTTGTGCAAGCCAAGAGGTTCAGTGACGTCACCATGCTTTTCTCAGACATCGTGGGGTTCACAGCCATCTGCTCCCAGTGCTCCCCGCTGCAGGTCATCACCATGCTCAATGCACTCTACACTCGCTTTGACCAGCAGTGCGGCGAGCTGGATGTCTACAAG GTGGAGACCATTGGCGACGCATACTGTGTGGCTGGGGGATTACACAAAGAAAGTGACACCCATGCTGTTCAGATAGCACTGATGGCCCTGAAGATGATGGAGCTCTCTGATGAAGTTATGTCTCCTCACGGAGAACCTATCAAG ATGCGAATTGGACTGCACTCTGGGTCAGTTTTTGCTGGAGTCGTTGGCGTTAAAATGCCTCGCTACTGTCTTTTTGGAAACAATGTCACCTTGGCGAACAAATTTGAGTCCTGCAGTGTACCACGGAAAATCAATGTCAGCCCAACAACGTACAG
- the GUCY1A1 gene encoding guanylate cyclase soluble subunit alpha-1 isoform X2, giving the protein MFCTKLKDLKITGECPLSLLAPGQVPKEPGEEIAGSSESGKATLPICQDVPEKNVQRSLPQRKTSRSRVYLHTLAESICKLIFPELERLNLALQRTLAKHKLKESRISLEREDLEKIITDHAIAAGVPVEIVKESLGEELFKICYEEDEHILGVVGGTLKDFLNSFSTLLKQSGHYQGAEKRGGFEDASILCLDKDQDFLNVYYFFPKKITSLILPGIIKAAARVLYETEVQVSLLPPCFRNDCSEFINQPYLLYSLHVKSTKPSLSPGKPQSSLVIPASLFCKTFPFHFMFDKDLTILQFGHGIRRLMNRRDFQGKPNFEEYFEILTPRINQTFSGIMAMLNMQFVIRVRRWDNSVKKSSRVMDLKGQMIYIVESSAILFLGSPCVDRLEDFTGRGLYLSDIPIHNALRDVVLIGEQARAQDGLKKRLGKLKATLEQAHQALEEEKKKTVDLLCSIFPCEVAQQLWQGQVVQAKRFSDVTMLFSDIVGFTAICSQCSPLQVITMLNALYTRFDQQCGELDVYKVETIGDAYCVAGGLHKESDTHAVQIALMALKMMELSDEVMSPHGEPIKITQRLPWFCVYPSIKGRTSTKLPQ; this is encoded by the exons ATGTTCTGCACAAAGCTGAAGGATCTCAAGATCACAGGGGAATGCCCTTTGTCCTTACTGGCACCTGGGCAGGTTCCCAAGGAGCCAGGGGAAGAGATAGCAGGAAGCTCAGAGAGTGGCAAAGCAACTCTGCCCATCTGTCAGGATGTCCCTGAAAAGAATGTACAAAGAAGTCTTCCTCAAAGAAAGACCAGTAGGAGCCGAGTCTATCTTCATACGTTAGCGGAGAGTATTTGTAAACTGATTTTTCCCGAG TTGGAGCGGCTGAACCTTGCACTTCAGAGGACACTGGCGAAACACAAACTAAAAGAAAgcag GATATCTTTGGAAAGAGAAgacttggaaaaaataattacagaccACGCAATTGCAGCAG GAGTTCCAGTGGAAATCGTCAAAGAATCTCTCGGGGAAGagcttttcaaaatatgttaCGAGGAAGACGAACACATCCTGGGTGTGGTTGGAGGAACcctcaaagattttttaaatagcttcagCACCCTTCTGAAACAGAGCGGCCACTACCAAGGAGCAGAAAAGAGAGGCGGGTTTGAGGACGCTTCCATTCTGTGCCTGGATAAAGATCAGGATTTCTTAAATGTATactattttttccctaagaaaatcACGTCCCTGATTCTTCCTGGCATCATTAAGGCTGCTGCGCGCGTGTTGTACGAAACCGAAGTCCAAGtgtctctcctgcctccctgcttccGAAATGATTGCAGCGAGTTCATCAATCAGCCCTATCTGTTGTATTCCCTTCACGTCAAAAGCACCAAACCATCCCTGTCCCCGGGCAAACCCCAGTCCTCGCTGGTGATCCCCGCTTCCCTCTTCTGTAAgacctttcctttccatttcatGTTTGACAAGGACTTGACGATTCTGCAGTTTGGCCATGGCATTCGAAGGCTGATGAACAGGAGAGACTTTCAAGGAAAGCCGAATTTTGAAGAGTACTTTGAGATTCTGACTCCCAGAATCAACCAAACGTTTAGTGGAATCATGGCTATGTTGAACATGCAGTTTGTCATCCGAGTGAGGAGGTGGGACAACTCTGTGAAGAAATCTTCAAGG GTTATGGACCTCAAAGGCCAAATGATCTACATTGTTGAATCCAGTGCAATCTTGTTCTTGGGGTCACCCTGTGTGGACAGATTAGAAGATTTTACGGGACGAGGGCTCTACCTCTCAGACATCCCAATTCACAATGCGCTGAGGGATGTAGTCTTGATAGGAGAGCAAGCCAGAGCGCAAGATGGCCTGAAGAAGAGGCTGGGCAAGCTGAAGGCCACCCTTGAGCAAGCCCACCAAgccctggaggaggagaagaagaagacgGTGGATCTCCTGTGCTCCATATTTCCCTGCGAGGTTGCGCAGCAGCTGTGGCAAGGGCAAGTTGTGCAAGCCAAGAGGTTCAGTGACGTCACCATGCTTTTCTCAGACATCGTGGGGTTCACAGCCATCTGCTCCCAGTGCTCCCCGCTGCAGGTCATCACCATGCTCAATGCACTCTACACTCGCTTTGACCAGCAGTGCGGCGAGCTGGATGTCTACAAG GTGGAGACCATTGGCGACGCATACTGTGTGGCTGGGGGATTACACAAAGAAAGTGACACCCATGCTGTTCAGATAGCACTGATGGCCCTGAAGATGATGGAGCTCTCTGATGAAGTTATGTCTCCTCACGGAGAACCTATCAAG